GCTTCAAGGCGTTCGTTGAGCTGCTTGAGGTAAGCCTCGAACTCATGCTGGCCGCTGTCGGTAATCGCCAGCATCAATACCGCCAGATCGTCGAGGATCGGCAGCAGTTCGTACCAGTTCAACCCATGGGCCAGACGCTCACGCATGGCTTCGGCCTGTGGCCGATGGCGCTCGGGCAAGGTCAGGTCTTCCAGCAGGCCGAGCAAGGTGTCTTCGATGTGTTTGGCAACGGAGCTGTAGGACGGCTCCGGCGAGTCCGGCAGGGAGTACGCGCCGTCGGATTGCAATTCGTCGGGGTCGGGTTCCTCGGCCTCCATCACCGGAGGGAGCGACAGGCTGCCGATAACCGTCTCATCCGGCGCCTCAGGCGGAGCCTCGGAAGCTTCGATAAAGGCGGCGAGGGCACTTTCGGGTGCGGGCTCTTCGGCCTGAGGCTCGGACTCGGACTCGGACTCGGACTCGGGTTCTTTAGCATCGACGTGCGCAGCGGGCACTTCAACAGGTGCCTTGGGGGCCGGCGCTTCGTAGACGAACGTCTCGCTGACAGCCTCGGCCACGACGGCCGGCGCTGCGGGCTCAGGCTGCGGCGCAATCGGCTCTTGAGGCTGCGGCGCAAAGGCGCGCAAGGCTTGCGCGAGTTCTTCGGATTGCTCAGGGGCCTGAGGCTCGGCAACGGGCTTGGCCGCAACAGGCTGCGGCGCCAGCACCGGCGTCGGCTCGTTGGTCGCGGTTTCGCTGGCAGCATCCCTGGCGCCGAAAATGCGTTGCAGCAGCCCAGGTCCAGGACGGGTGGTTTCGCCATCCGGCTCCAGGTTATTCAGCGCCTGACCTTGCAGGCCACTCAACTCGCTGAGCAGCAACGGGATCTCACGGGCCTGACTGACGCGCCCGTCCAACTGCTTGGCAAAGGTCTTCAGCGGGCGCGCAACCTCACGCGGCAGCGGCAGCTTTTGCAGCTGGGTAACCAGGGAGGTCAGCGCGGTGCTGATCTGCTCAACCCGGGTTTCGCGGCGTTGCTCCGAGTCCAGCACGGCCTTTTCCAGGCGCGGCAGCAGGGCGGCGAGGGCCGCGTCCATATCATCGGTGCGGACAACGTCACGCATTTCCTTCATGCATAAGTCGACAGCGCGGTCGGTACCTTCAGCGGCCAGCGTACTGCGCACCAGCCCTCGGCGCAGCAGGTCGAGGCGGGCCGCCCAGCGGCGTTCGAGCTTTTCCTGCTGTTCGATGCTTTTAAGGTATTTTTCTTTCCAGCGCTGGGCGTCGTCGCTCATGCAAGGGGTCCGCTGGTGCCTGGGCTCAACGCGGGGAATGCATCAGCCGTGAGCGAACCCGGCAGACGAATCTCTACCGCAACCGGCAGGTGATCGGAGATCGGCTGCGCCAGTACCTGCACACTTTCCAGCGTGAGCGTCGGGCTGAGCAGGATATGGTCAAGACAGCGCTGCGGGCGCCAGCTGGGAAACGTGGCTTCGACTTGCGGCGCCAGTAACCCGAGGTCGCGCAACGGGGAATTCAGCAGCAGGTCGTTGGCGTGGGTGTTCATATCCCCCATCAACACCTGATGTTTGTAATTGCCGATCAGCTCTCGGATGTAGGCCAGTTGCATGGTGCGGGTGCGTGCACCCAGCGCCAGGTGCATCATGACCACCACCAAGGCTTCAGGGCCTTCGCCAAACCGCACCAGGATCGCCCCCCGCCCCTTGGGGCCGGGCAACGGGTGATCTTCGATGACCGATGGCTTCAAGCGGCTGAGCACGCCATTACTGTGCTGCGCCAGGCGCCCGAGGTTGCGATTGAGCTGTTGATACCAGTAGGGGAAGGCGCCGAGCTGCGCCAGATGCTCCACCTGGTTGATGTAACCGGAGCGCATGCTGCCGCCGTCGGCCTCCTGCAAGGCGACCAGATCGAAGTCGTTGAGCAGGTTGCCGATCTTTTGCAGGTTGCCGGCACGCCCATTGTGGGGCAGCAGGTGCTGCCAGCCACGGGTGAGGTAGTGCCGGTACTTTTCGGTACTGATGCCCACCTGAATATTGAAGCTGAGCAGGCGCAGACGGCTGTCGGCCGGCAAACCTGTGGAATCCAGATGATGCTCGTTGACCTGCGGGTCATGCAGGCCAACAACACGTTCGGTACCCCAGCGGCGCATGGTAAGCCCCTTACTTGGCTGCGCGCTCTTTGGCGATCAGCTGGTCGGCAACATTGAGGGTCGCTTCAGGACCACCGGTGGTGCCCAGGTCGAAACGGTATTTGCCGTTGACGATCATGGTCGGTACGCCCTGCACCCCGTATTTCTGCGCGAGTTCCTTGGCCTGTTTGATCTGGCCCTGAATCGCGAAGGAGTTGAAGGTGGCCAGGAACTTGTCCTTGTCGACACCTTGGGTGGCAACGAAGTCAGCCATTTCGTCTGGCTTGGTCAGGCGCTTGCCTTGTTTCTGGATGGCATCGAATACGGCATTGTGGACCTTGTGCTCAACGCCCATGGCTTCGAGAGTCAGGAACAGTTGGCCGTGAGCATCCCATGGGCCGCCGAACATGGCCGGGATGCGTTTGAAGTTAACGTCGGACGGGAGTTTTTCAACCCATGGGTTGATGGTCGGTTCAAAGGCGTAGCAATGCGGGCAGCCGTACCAGAACAGCTCCACCACTTCGATCTTGCCCGGTACCGACACGGGTACTGGATTGGCCAATTCAACGTAGGTTTTACCGGCTTCAAGCGGCACGTCGGCAGCTTGTGCGGTCATGCCGAAGAGGCTGGCAGTGACGAGAGCGGCGCTGAGGATCAGATTACGCATGCTTTACTCCTGGACAAATAAAGTCGCCTCACGCGACCCTTGTTGTGACAGGTCTACGCGGGCATGAGTTCGTTAGTGTAACGGCAGCGGCCACAAAAAAGGGCGGCCTAAGCCACCCTTTTTATGCTTGCATCGACGGATTAATCGAGCGTTAACGTACGGCCGGGATCAATGCAGGCCCTGGATATACTGCGAAACCGCTTCGATGTCTTTGTTGCTGAGCTTGCCGGCGATGCTTTGCATGATTTTGGTATCGCCGTCGTTGGTACGATTACCTTCACGGAAGTCCGTCAGCTGCTTGGAAATATACTGCGCGTGTTGCCCGCTCAAGTGGGGGAAGCCCGCAGCGGCAAGGCCGGCACCATTCGGCGAGTGGCAGCCGATACAGGAAGGCATGCCTTTTTCCAGGTTGCCGCCACGGAACAGTTCTTCACCGCGAGCCACCGTTTTAGGATCAGCAGCTCCCACACTGCCTTTCTGGCTGGCAAAATACGCCGCGAGGTCTGCCAGGTCCTGATCACTGAGATTGGTCAACAAGCCGGTCATTTCCAGCACCGTGCGCTTGCCGTCCTTGATGTCGTGCATCTGCTTGGTCAGGTAACGCTCACCCTGGCCCGCCAGTTTGGGGAAGTTCGGCGCCGGGCTGTTACCATCCGGTCCGTGGCAAGCACCACATACGGCGGCTTTCGCCTGACCCGCTGTAGCGTCGCCTGCAGCATGGGCAACACCGGTGATGCCCAAGGTCAACAGCAGACTCACGATCAGTTTGTTCATCAGCTAATCCAACTACGGCTAAGGGTTTAAGAGTTATCTACCGGGTTTACTCACCATCAATTGAATGATGGCCTGGTAATCCTCAGTACTGCAGTCCATGCACAAACCACGCGGCGGCATTGCCTTGAAACCCTGGGTTACGTGTTGCACCAGCGTGTCCATGCCCTGCGCCAGTCTTGGCGCCCAGGCTGCCTGATCACCCCGCTTTGGGGCGTTCGGCAGCTGGCCGGCATGGCAAGCCACGCAAACTCGGTTGTACACCGCTTCCGGATCCTGTGTAGCCTGAGCGCCGAAAAACGGAATCAGGACACCAAAAGCGAGCAACCATCGGGTCATACATCGACCTTTTCAGGGTTTGAGAGCGTTTTGCGTTCTAATGCGCAATAAAGGTCTTTCGCTCCCGTGAACTTCATCCTTCGCTGGGACAAAGCACACACAAAATCTGCGGCATTATATACTGGCGCTACTGAAACGGAAACGACACCGCTTGCCGCACCCTTTCTCGGCACCGCCCATATCGGAAATCTCATGCAACTCAAGAATCCCATCCTCGGCCTGTGCCAACAGTCCACGTTCATGCTCAGCGCCGCCAAAGTTGACCAATGCCCCGATGACGAGGGCTTTGAAGTTGCCTTTGCCGGCCGTTCCAACGCCGGTAAATCCAGCGCGCTGAACACCCTGACCCACGCCAGCCTGGCGCGCACCTCGAAAACCCCGGGCCGCACGCAGCTGCTCAATTTCTTCAAGCTAGACGATGATCGGCGTCTGGTCGACCTGCCGGGCTACGGTTACGCAAAAGTACCTATCCCGCTGAAGCTGCACTGGCAGCGTCACCTCGAGGCATACTTGGGTGGTCGTGAGAGTTTGAAGGGGTTGATTCTGATGATGGACATCCGTCATCCAATGACCGACTTCGACCTGCTGATGCTCGACTGGGCCGTCGCCAGCGGCATGCCAATGCATATCCTGCTGACCAAAGCCGACAAGCTGACCTACGGCGCAGCCAAGAACACGCTACTCAAGGTGCAGTCCGAAATCCGTAAGGGTTGGGGCGATGCGATCACCATCCAGCTGTTCTCGGCGCCCAAGCGCATGGGCCTGGAAGACGCTTACACCGTGCTGGCCGGCTGGATGGAATTGGCGGACAAGGGCGCGGAAATCGCCGAATAACTTTTGCGCAGGCAAAAAAAACCCCGGACTTCGTATGGGGAGGGGAAGTTCGGGGTTCAAGTTCCGGACCGCTAGGGCGGGGTCCAGATATCTGCCAACACTTAACACAACATAGGAGCATTGAAGGGCTTCACCACCCATTCAGTAACTCTGAGTCGCATTTCATGGGTTAAGTTCCGGCAGGTTCAAAAAACTATTGGAAATAACTCAAGACGATTTCCGATCTAAAGCACTCCGCCACCACGCCCGGTGGTGGCGGAACCGCGAAATCAGTGCGCTTCGTCCCAGTTGTCGCCCACGCCCACATCCACCACCAACGGTACATCCAGCTGTGCAGCCGCACTCATGTGCTCGCGAATTTTCTCGCTGACGACCTCAATCAGGTCCTCACGCACCTCTAGCACCAGTTCATCGTGCACCTGCAGGATGACCTTGGCATCCAGGCCCGAATCGGTCAGCCAGTTGTCCACCTGCACCATGGCTTTCTTGATGATATCCGCCGCCGTGCCCTGCATCGGCGCGTTGATCGCCGTGCGTTCTGCGCCAGCGCGCTCCTGCGGCTTATTGGAGTTGATGTCCGGCAAGTACAGCCGACGCCCGAAGAAGGTTTCGACATAGCCTTGATCGGCGGCCTGGGCACGGGTGCGCTCCATGTACTCGCGAACGCCCGGGTAGCGAGCGAAGTACACATCGATGTAAGCCTTGGCGGTCTTGGTATCGACGCCGATGTCCTTGCCAAGCTTCTGTGCGCCCATGCCGTAGATCAGGCCAAAGTTGATCGCCTTGGCACTGCGCCGCTGGTTCGACGTGACCTCGGCCAGCTCAACCTTGAACACCTCGGCCGCCGTGGCGGTGTGTACGTCCAGGTCGTTGCGGAACGCATTCATCAGCCCCTCGTCCTTGGACAAGTGCGCCATGATCCGCAGCTCGATCTGCGAATAGTCGGCCGCCAGCAGCTTGTAGCCCTTGGGCGCGACGAATGCCTGGCGAATCCTCCGCCCCTCGGCGGTGCGCACCGGGATGTTCTGCAGGTTCGGGTCGCTGGAAGACAGCCGCCCGGTCGCGGCCACCGCCTGATGATAAGAGGTGTGGACCCGCCCGGTACGCGGGTTGATCTGCTCCGGCAGGCGGTCGGTGTAAGTACTTTTCAGCTTGCTCATGCTGCGGTACTGCATCAGGACCTTGGGCAGCGGATAGTCATCTTCGGCCAGCTTGGCCAGCACTTCCTCCGCCGTGGACGCCTGCCCTTTGCCGGTCTTTTTCAGCACCGGCAGGCCGAGTTTCTCGTAGAGAATCGCCCCAAGCTGCTTGGGCGAGCCCAGGTTGAATTCTTCACCGGCGATCTCAAACGCTTGGCGCTCCAGCTCAACCATCTTGTTGCCCAGCTCAATACTTTGCACACCGAGCAGTTGCGCATCCACCAGGGCGCCCTGGCGTTCGATACGCGCCAGCACCGGCACCAGGGGTATTTCGATGTCCGTCAGCACACTCGCCAGGCTCGGTATGGCCGCGAGCTGTGCATGCAACGCCTGATGCAGACGCAACGTCACGTCGGCATCTTCGGCGGCATAAGGGCCGGCCTGCTCGAGCGGGATCTGGTCGAACGTCAGCTGCTTGGCGCCTTTGCCGGCGATGTCCTGGAAGCTGACGGTGTCGTAGTCCAGGTACTTCTTGGCCAGGCTGTCCATGTCATGGCGGGTCGCCGTGGAGTTCAACACGTAGGATTCGAGCATGGTGTCGAAAGCGATGCCGCGTACGGTGATGCCGTTCGCCGGGTCGCCGCCGATGGCGCAGTTGGCCAGGATATTCATATCGAACTTGGCGTGCTGGCCGACCTTGAGCTTGCTCGGGTCTTCCAGCAGTGGCTTCAGGGCCAGCAACACGGTGTCGCGATCCAGCTGCTGCGGCGCACCGATGTAGGAATGGGTCAGCGGGATGTAGGCCGCTTCATGGGGCTGTACGGCAAAGGACACCCCGACCAGTTGCGCCTGCTGGGCGTCGATCCCGGTGGTTTCGGTGTCGAAAGCAAACAGTTTTGCGGCGTTAAGCTTTTTCAGCCAAGTGTCGAACGTAGCCTGGTCGAGGATGGTGGTGTAGGACGCTTCCAGCGGTGCAGCCGTCTCGATCACGTCTTCAACAGCCGGAGCCGCCTCGTTTGAGATCTTCAGCTCGACACGCTTGGCATCGCGCTGAATTTCGTCAAACCAGCTCTTGAACTCCAGCAGCGTGTACAGCTCCAGCAGCTTTTCGCGGTCCGGCTCGATCAGATGCAGATCATCCAGGCCCACATCCAGCGGCACGTCGATCTTGATCGTCGCCAACTGATAGGACAGGAATGCCATCTCTTTATGTTCTTCGAGCTTGGCCGGAAGATTCTTGGCCCCACGAATCGGCAGGGTCGGCACAATATCCAGCTGCTCATAAAGCTCTTTGAGGCCGCCATTCACGCCCACCAGCAAGCCGGAAGCGGTCTTCGGACCAATCCCCGGAACGCCCGGGATGTTGTCGGACGAATCGCCCATCAGCGCCAGATAGTCGATGATCTGCTCCGGAGCGACGCCAAATTTCTCCTTTACGCCCTCGATGTCCATCGCGCTACCGGTCATGGTGTTGACCAAGGTAATGTGCCCGTCGACCAGCTGCGCCATGTCCTTGTCACCGGTGGAAATCACCACCGGGCGGTCAGCCGCCGCACTGCTGCGGGCCAGGGTGCCGATCACGTCATCGGCTTCGACACCTTCGACGCACAGTAACGGGAAGCCCAGGGCGATCACGCTCTGGTGCAGCGGCTCGATCTGCAGGCGCATGTCATCGGGCATGCTCGGGCGGTTGGCCTTGTATTCGGCGTACATGTCATCGCGAAAGGTCCCACCCTTGGCGTCGAACACAACGGCGAACGGGCTGTCCGGGTACTGCTTGCGCAGGCTTTTGAGCATGTTCAACACGCCCTTGACGGCACCGGTCGGCAGGCCTTTGGAGGTGGTCAGCGGTGGCAGCGCGTGAAAGGCGCGGTACAGATAAGAAGAACCGTCCACCAGGACGAGGGGGGCTTGGCTCATGAGCAGGATCAACCTTTTCGGCGGGTCAGGCGCTAGAATAGCCGGACCAATGACGACAAAGGGACAAGGTTATCATGCGTACAGTAAATCGCCTGTTGTTGACCGGCTTGATTGCACTCACTCCGATGATGGCCATGGCGGCGGATACTGCCCCGTCTGGCGACCCGGAAGTTACCATTCGCACGGAAGGCGACAAGACCATTCAGGAATACCGCCAGAATGGTTTCCTGTACGCGATCAAGGTGACCCAGAAAGGCTTTCCGCCTTACTTCCTGGTGCGTGCGGACGGAACCGATGCGAACTTCATCCGTTCTGACCAGCCGGATATGCTGATCCCGTCATGGAAGATCTTCGAATGGAAATGATTTCTTAACTTAAATTGGCGCCGCGCACCGCGGCGCCCGTACTGGCAGTTTTAACCATGTCTGTGTTCACCCCGCTGGCTCGGCCCGAGCTGGAAACCTTTCTCGCCCCATACGGGCTCGGCCGCCTGCTTGATTTCCAGGGGATTGCCGCCGGTAGCGAAAACACCAATTTCTTTATCAGCCTGGAACAGGGCGAATTCGTCCTGACCCTGGTTGAGCGCGGCCCGGTCGCCGAAATGCCGTTCTTCATCGAACTGCTCGACGTGCTCCACGACGCCGACCTGCCGGTGCCTTACGCCCTGCGCACCACCGACGGCGTGGCCCTGCGCGAGTTGAAGGGCAAGCCGGCGCTGTTGCAACCGCGCCTGGCCGGCAAGCACATCAAAGACGCCAACGCCCAACACTGCGCACAGGTCGGTGACCTGCTCGGCCACCTGCACCTGGCGACGCAAGGCGAGAAAGTGCTGGAACGCAAGACCGATCGCGGGCTGGACTGGATGCTCAGTGAAGGCGCGAAGCTGATTTCACACCTGAGCGAGGCGCAACAGCGCCTGCTGCACGCTGCGTTGGCCGAGATCGAAGCGCATAAGGCCGACATCCTCGCCCTGCCGCGAGCCAATGTTCACGCCGACCTGTTTCGCGACAATGCGATGTTCGAAGGCACGCACCTGACCGGTTTGATCGACTTCTACAACGCCTGCTCGGGCCCAATGCTGTACGACGTGGCGATCGCCCTGAATGACTGGTGTTCGGATGCCGACGGAGTGATTGACGGGCAACGCGCCCGCGCACTGCTGGGCGCCTATGCCGGGCTGCGGCCTTTTACCGCCAAGGAAGCCGAGCTGTGGCCGAGCATGTTGCGCGTGGCGTGCGTGCGATTCTGGCTGTCACGCCTGATCGCTGCCGAGTCGTTTGCCGGACAGGATGTGTTGATCCATGACCCGGCGGAGTTCGAGCATCGCTTGGCGCAGCGTCAGCAGGTGACTGTGCACCTGCCGTTCGCGCTCTAAATGTGGGAGCGGGCTTGCTCGCGAAGGCAGTAGATCAGTAATAGATGTATTTACTGACACTGCGCCTTCGCGAGCAAGCCCGCTCCCACACAAGCCCGCTCCCACAGTAGTTCTGTGCCGGCTGTCAGAGCGACTCCAGGCACCCCGCCAAGTCACTCCCCAGCTTCTCCAGTACCTGCTCATAACCCTGCGCCGTCGCCGGGGTGTAACCGCCCAACGCATCCAGTTCGGCCAGTTTTACCGGCAAGCCGGCCACCAACGTCTCAGCCAACCGCGGGCGCAACGGCGGCTCGCTGAACACACAGGTCTTGCCCACTTCCTGCAACCGCGTACGCATCGCCGCCACATGCTGGGCGCCTGGCTGGACTTCAGCGGCCACGCTGAACACGCCGGTGTGCTTGAGCCCGTAAGCGGCTTCGAAGTAATCAAAAGCTTCGTGGAACACGAAGTAAGGCTTGTCGCCCACACTCGCCAGGCGCGCTTTCAAGCGCGCATCCAACGCATCCAAACGCTCATCGAACGCCTTCACGTTGCTCTGGTAACGCGCAGCATTGGCCGGGTCGGCAGCGCTGAGATCAGACGCCATGCGCGCAGCAATCACGCGCGCATTGACCGTCGACAACCACAAATGCGCGTCCAGGCTGCCTGGGCGGTGATCGTGATCATGTTCGTCGGCATCGTCAGCGTGGGAGTGGCTATCTTCGGCGAAACGACGCAGCTTCATGCCGGGTAGATCCTGAACCGCCACGGTTGTCGCTGTCCGGCCCTTCAATACGCGAGGCAGGAAGCTTTCCATGTCCGGGCCGATCCAATACAGCAGATCCACCGACTGCACGCGCCGTACGTCGGATGGGCGCAAGGCATAGTTATGCGGCGATGCGCCGGGCGGCAACAACACTTCGGGAACCGCCACGCCGTCCTGCACAGCGGCGGCAATCAACTGCAACGGCTTGATGCTGGTCAGCACCTTGACCTCGGCCTGAGCAGCACCCGCGATGAACAAACTGGTGACAAAAACGACAAAAACGGGAAAAAGTCGGGACACGATGACCACTCAATGACGTAGGAACGGGTAACATAATAACGTCTCTATCAAATGTCTGTCGCCGCTCATGCCTAAAACACCGCTTGCCAGCCGTCCCCACGACCACTCTCACTGCGTGCATACCGCGCTGTCGGAGGCCGATACCCTGTGCGCGCAGAAGGGCTTGCGCCTGACCGCCTTGCGCCGTCGGGTGCTGGAACTGGTGTGGCAGAGCCACAAGCCGCTGGGTGCCTACGACATTCTCGGCGTGCTCAGCGAGCAGGATGGCCGCCGCGCCGCGCCGCCCACCGTGTACCGCGCACTGGATTTCCTGCTGGAAAACGGCCTGGTACACCGTATCGCCTCGCTCAACGCGTTCGTCGGCTGCAACCACCCGGAACACGCGCACCAGGGCCAGTTCTTGATCTGCCGCGAGTGCCACGCTGCCATCGAGCTTGAACAAAAAAGCATCAGCGACGCCATCATCAAAAGCTCCGCCGATGTCGGCTTCAGGGTCGAAGGGCAAACGGTCGAAGTGGTCGGGCTCTGCTCGGGCTGCCAGGGGGCTTGATGAGCAATGCGTTAATCCGCCTGGAACAGGTCGGGGTCACGTTCGCCGGGCAAAACGTGCTGGATAACATCGCGCTGAGTGTGGAGCCGGGGCAGATCGTCACCCTGATCGGCCCCAATGGCGCCGGCAAGACCACCCTGGTGCGCGCCGTGCTCGGCCTGCTCAAGCCCGACACCGGCAGCGTGTGGCGCAAGCCCAGGCTGCGCGTTGGTTACATGCCGCAAAAGCTGCATGTGGACCCGACCTTGCCGCTGTCCGTGCTGCGTTTTTTGCGCCTGGTGCCCGGCGTGGATCGCGCCCGCGCACTGGCCGCGCTCAAGGAAGTCGGCGCTGAACAGGTGATCGACAGCCCGGTACAAAGCATCTCCGGCGGCGAAATGCAGCGCGTACTGCTGGCCCGCGCCTTGTTGCGCGAACCGGAGTTGCTGGTGCTCGATGAGCCGGTGCAAGGCGTCGACGTGGCCGGCCAGGCCGAGCTGTACAGCCTGATCACCCGCCTGCGCGACCGCCATGGCTGCGGCGTGCTGATGGTCTCCCACGACCTGCACCTGGTCATGAGCACCACCGACCAGGTGGTGTG
The genomic region above belongs to Pseudomonas poae and contains:
- a CDS encoding DUF2782 domain-containing protein, yielding MRTVNRLLLTGLIALTPMMAMAADTAPSGDPEVTIRTEGDKTIQEYRQNGFLYAIKVTQKGFPPYFLVRADGTDANFIRSDQPDMLIPSWKIFEWK
- the znuC gene encoding zinc ABC transporter ATP-binding protein ZnuC produces the protein MSNALIRLEQVGVTFAGQNVLDNIALSVEPGQIVTLIGPNGAGKTTLVRAVLGLLKPDTGSVWRKPRLRVGYMPQKLHVDPTLPLSVLRFLRLVPGVDRARALAALKEVGAEQVIDSPVQSISGGEMQRVLLARALLREPELLVLDEPVQGVDVAGQAELYSLITRLRDRHGCGVLMVSHDLHLVMSTTDQVVCLNRHVCCSGHPEQVSGDPAFVELFGKNAQSLAIYHHHHDHAHDLHGAVVDDPDAPHTHVHGDSCKHG
- a CDS encoding endonuclease/exonuclease/phosphatase family protein, whose translation is MRRWGTERVVGLHDPQVNEHHLDSTGLPADSRLRLLSFNIQVGISTEKYRHYLTRGWQHLLPHNGRAGNLQKIGNLLNDFDLVALQEADGGSMRSGYINQVEHLAQLGAFPYWYQQLNRNLGRLAQHSNGVLSRLKPSVIEDHPLPGPKGRGAILVRFGEGPEALVVVMMHLALGARTRTMQLAYIRELIGNYKHQVLMGDMNTHANDLLLNSPLRDLGLLAPQVEATFPSWRPQRCLDHILLSPTLTLESVQVLAQPISDHLPVAVEIRLPGSLTADAFPALSPGTSGPLA
- a CDS encoding homoserine kinase, whose amino-acid sequence is MSVFTPLARPELETFLAPYGLGRLLDFQGIAAGSENTNFFISLEQGEFVLTLVERGPVAEMPFFIELLDVLHDADLPVPYALRTTDGVALRELKGKPALLQPRLAGKHIKDANAQHCAQVGDLLGHLHLATQGEKVLERKTDRGLDWMLSEGAKLISHLSEAQQRLLHAALAEIEAHKADILALPRANVHADLFRDNAMFEGTHLTGLIDFYNACSGPMLYDVAIALNDWCSDADGVIDGQRARALLGAYAGLRPFTAKEAELWPSMLRVACVRFWLSRLIAAESFAGQDVLIHDPAEFEHRLAQRQQVTVHLPFAL
- the polA gene encoding DNA polymerase I, whose product is MSQAPLVLVDGSSYLYRAFHALPPLTTSKGLPTGAVKGVLNMLKSLRKQYPDSPFAVVFDAKGGTFRDDMYAEYKANRPSMPDDMRLQIEPLHQSVIALGFPLLCVEGVEADDVIGTLARSSAAADRPVVISTGDKDMAQLVDGHITLVNTMTGSAMDIEGVKEKFGVAPEQIIDYLALMGDSSDNIPGVPGIGPKTASGLLVGVNGGLKELYEQLDIVPTLPIRGAKNLPAKLEEHKEMAFLSYQLATIKIDVPLDVGLDDLHLIEPDREKLLELYTLLEFKSWFDEIQRDAKRVELKISNEAAPAVEDVIETAAPLEASYTTILDQATFDTWLKKLNAAKLFAFDTETTGIDAQQAQLVGVSFAVQPHEAAYIPLTHSYIGAPQQLDRDTVLLALKPLLEDPSKLKVGQHAKFDMNILANCAIGGDPANGITVRGIAFDTMLESYVLNSTATRHDMDSLAKKYLDYDTVSFQDIAGKGAKQLTFDQIPLEQAGPYAAEDADVTLRLHQALHAQLAAIPSLASVLTDIEIPLVPVLARIERQGALVDAQLLGVQSIELGNKMVELERQAFEIAGEEFNLGSPKQLGAILYEKLGLPVLKKTGKGQASTAEEVLAKLAEDDYPLPKVLMQYRSMSKLKSTYTDRLPEQINPRTGRVHTSYHQAVAATGRLSSSDPNLQNIPVRTAEGRRIRQAFVAPKGYKLLAADYSQIELRIMAHLSKDEGLMNAFRNDLDVHTATAAEVFKVELAEVTSNQRRSAKAINFGLIYGMGAQKLGKDIGVDTKTAKAYIDVYFARYPGVREYMERTRAQAADQGYVETFFGRRLYLPDINSNKPQERAGAERTAINAPMQGTAADIIKKAMVQVDNWLTDSGLDAKVILQVHDELVLEVREDLIEVVSEKIREHMSAAAQLDVPLVVDVGVGDNWDEAH
- a CDS encoding cytochrome c4; this translates as MNKLIVSLLLTLGITGVAHAAGDATAGQAKAAVCGACHGPDGNSPAPNFPKLAGQGERYLTKQMHDIKDGKRTVLEMTGLLTNLSDQDLADLAAYFASQKGSVGAADPKTVARGEELFRGGNLEKGMPSCIGCHSPNGAGLAAAGFPHLSGQHAQYISKQLTDFREGNRTNDGDTKIMQSIAGKLSNKDIEAVSQYIQGLH
- the dsbA gene encoding thiol:disulfide interchange protein DsbA, which produces MRNLILSAALVTASLFGMTAQAADVPLEAGKTYVELANPVPVSVPGKIEVVELFWYGCPHCYAFEPTINPWVEKLPSDVNFKRIPAMFGGPWDAHGQLFLTLEAMGVEHKVHNAVFDAIQKQGKRLTKPDEMADFVATQGVDKDKFLATFNSFAIQGQIKQAKELAQKYGVQGVPTMIVNGKYRFDLGTTGGPEATLNVADQLIAKERAAK
- a CDS encoding GGDEF domain-containing protein, whose product is MSDDAQRWKEKYLKSIEQQEKLERRWAARLDLLRRGLVRSTLAAEGTDRAVDLCMKEMRDVVRTDDMDAALAALLPRLEKAVLDSEQRRETRVEQISTALTSLVTQLQKLPLPREVARPLKTFAKQLDGRVSQAREIPLLLSELSGLQGQALNNLEPDGETTRPGPGLLQRIFGARDAASETATNEPTPVLAPQPVAAKPVAEPQAPEQSEELAQALRAFAPQPQEPIAPQPEPAAPAVVAEAVSETFVYEAPAPKAPVEVPAAHVDAKEPESESESESEPQAEEPAPESALAAFIEASEAPPEAPDETVIGSLSLPPVMEAEEPDPDELQSDGAYSLPDSPEPSYSSVAKHIEDTLLGLLEDLTLPERHRPQAEAMRERLAHGLNWYELLPILDDLAVLMLAITDSGQHEFEAYLKQLNERLEAFQGHLQVASDGHADSRSAARELDTQIREQVDGLQSSVQDAADLESLKHILESHLEGLLGTMDEHQQQRDQREQEVAARLKGLAERVANMEQEAQGYREHLEVQRQKALIDPLTALPNRAAWSERLDQEVNLWHQHGNHLSLAMLDLDHFKRINDGYGHLAGDKVLKIIANVLRKRLRPSDFIARFGGEEFVLLMPDSCLSDALAAGDALRAAIEACPFHFKGEPVTITVSMGVAQFQPGERSDAALKRADAALYRAKAAGRNQVQAA
- a CDS encoding zinc ABC transporter substrate-binding protein — translated: MVIVSRLFPVFVVFVTSLFIAGAAQAEVKVLTSIKPLQLIAAAVQDGVAVPEVLLPPGASPHNYALRPSDVRRVQSVDLLYWIGPDMESFLPRVLKGRTATTVAVQDLPGMKLRRFAEDSHSHADDADEHDHDHRPGSLDAHLWLSTVNARVIAARMASDLSAADPANAARYQSNVKAFDERLDALDARLKARLASVGDKPYFVFHEAFDYFEAAYGLKHTGVFSVAAEVQPGAQHVAAMRTRLQEVGKTCVFSEPPLRPRLAETLVAGLPVKLAELDALGGYTPATAQGYEQVLEKLGSDLAGCLESL
- the yihA gene encoding ribosome biogenesis GTP-binding protein YihA/YsxC — translated: MQLKNPILGLCQQSTFMLSAAKVDQCPDDEGFEVAFAGRSNAGKSSALNTLTHASLARTSKTPGRTQLLNFFKLDDDRRLVDLPGYGYAKVPIPLKLHWQRHLEAYLGGRESLKGLILMMDIRHPMTDFDLLMLDWAVASGMPMHILLTKADKLTYGAAKNTLLKVQSEIRKGWGDAITIQLFSAPKRMGLEDAYTVLAGWMELADKGAEIAE
- a CDS encoding cytochrome c5 family protein; this translates as MTRWLLAFGVLIPFFGAQATQDPEAVYNRVCVACHAGQLPNAPKRGDQAAWAPRLAQGMDTLVQHVTQGFKAMPPRGLCMDCSTEDYQAIIQLMVSKPGR
- a CDS encoding Fur family transcriptional regulator — encoded protein: MSPLMPKTPLASRPHDHSHCVHTALSEADTLCAQKGLRLTALRRRVLELVWQSHKPLGAYDILGVLSEQDGRRAAPPTVYRALDFLLENGLVHRIASLNAFVGCNHPEHAHQGQFLICRECHAAIELEQKSISDAIIKSSADVGFRVEGQTVEVVGLCSGCQGA